One Cellulosimicrobium protaetiae genomic region harbors:
- a CDS encoding helix-turn-helix transcriptional regulator: protein MNRTERLYALAEELRRAGRTGTTGPRLAAVLEVSERTIKRDVAALQQAGLTIWAQAGPGGGYVLDPRASLPPVNFTPSQAVAVAVALATLPPGSPFAVDALAARGKVWDALASGDRDRAEALAARVWVRHDAGSVPAAGDTAGAPLRSDATASPGPDASPGADAPHGDDDAARGGDVVGRARSHLGVLRAVEQALAGSRVLAIRYRDGRGATSTRRVEPVLLAHTDGRWYLVAWCRSREAIRWFRLSRVERADLTAQTFVPRPVADVGEPPAGATAVYGPDPG from the coding sequence ATGAACAGGACCGAGCGGCTCTACGCGCTCGCGGAGGAGCTGCGCCGCGCGGGACGCACCGGGACCACGGGTCCGCGACTCGCGGCCGTGCTCGAGGTGAGCGAACGGACGATCAAGCGCGACGTCGCCGCGCTGCAGCAGGCGGGGCTGACCATCTGGGCCCAGGCGGGCCCCGGCGGCGGGTACGTGCTCGACCCGCGGGCGTCCCTGCCCCCGGTGAACTTCACGCCCAGCCAGGCCGTGGCCGTGGCGGTGGCCCTCGCGACGCTCCCACCGGGAAGCCCGTTCGCCGTCGACGCGCTCGCGGCGCGCGGCAAGGTCTGGGACGCGCTCGCGAGCGGTGACCGCGACCGGGCCGAGGCGCTCGCCGCGCGCGTGTGGGTCCGCCACGACGCGGGCTCCGTGCCCGCCGCGGGAGACACCGCCGGGGCGCCCCTGCGGTCCGACGCCACTGCCTCTCCCGGGCCCGACGCGTCACCCGGGGCCGACGCCCCGCACGGCGACGACGACGCAGCGCGCGGCGGGGACGTCGTCGGGCGTGCGCGGTCGCACCTCGGGGTGCTGCGTGCCGTCGAGCAGGCGCTGGCCGGGTCGCGCGTGCTCGCGATCCGCTACCGGGACGGACGGGGCGCGACGTCGACGCGCCGGGTCGAGCCCGTGCTGCTCGCGCACACCGACGGGCGGTGGTACCTCGTCGCCTGGTGCCGGTCGCGCGAGGCGATCCGCTGGTTCCGGCTGTCGCGCGTCGAGCGTGCCGACCTCACCGCGCAGACGTTCGTGCCCCGCCCGGTCGCGGACGTCGGCGAGCCTCCCGCCGGCGCGACGGCGGTCTACGGCCCCGACCCAGGATGA
- a CDS encoding MMPL family transporter yields the protein MSSALYSLGRWAVGARRLVLAAWIGILVLAGALAGLVGQGLDDQVSIPGTESQAALDRLATTFPQVSGASAQVVVVAPDGSTIEDDSVREPVEDAVAALGSIDHVAGVTSPYDDTMPASVSDDDVATLLTVQLDQGESEVSDATKDDLAAAVDDLAAALPDGAQAALGGQLFSTEFPTLTVTEALGLLVALVVLVLTFGSFVAAGLPLLNAIMGVGVTMGLLFAATAVAQINSTTPMLAVMLGLAVGIDYALFIVSRHRDELASGLTVEEAAARSVATAGSAVIFAGLTVMIALVGLGVAGIPFLTVMGVAAAVGVGLAVLVSVTLLPAMLGFAGERLRPKAPRRRRGRGRRRAGGTRGRGDQAIPAGRAGGPGSSRFQDGPEAPVRRGTDVAASDLDETTGRRDGRAVGADSDAKGRQAALVNLRPDDQGDGAAAPSTEAAPAADPTTDVSGPTTIEHRNRFFAGWVRTVTRVPLLTIGLVVAAIVLLTLPARDLQLALPDAGTLPEDNQARVTYDLVSEHFGPGFNGPLIVTGTIVTSTDPVGLMDDLGDEIAGLPGVADVPLATPNLTGDTGIVQVVPTGAPDSEETKDLVTEIRSQHDHFLDEYGVDLSVTGFTAVGIDVSAKLGAALLPFAFVVVGLSLVLLTMVFRSIAVPIKATLGYLFSVGAAFGVVTLVFEHGVLADALHVTRLGPVISFMPIVLMGVLFGLAMDYEVFLVARIREDYVHSGKARRSIFTGFQASAKVVTAAAVIMFAVFVAFVPEGDMSLKPIALGLAVGVLVDAFVVRMTLVPAVLAMLGDKAWWMPRWLDRVLPSFDVEGEGLSKELALADWPEPGSTDAVVAHDLVVAGAHGPLAEPVTVRVPDGGSLVVHGASPAAVSGVVLALAGRLRPASGALKVTGLVLPERALSVRRRVALVDLAADVAALPGDAPAPAAHRVPAASAVTALLREDPRLLAVVGTDAVTSPAERAALAEALAQATARGTAVVLGAVGPAPTDLAPPGTQVLDLHAPDPAHTVPAPTDPASVAGPRTEEVPA from the coding sequence GTGTCCTCAGCGCTGTACTCGCTCGGCCGGTGGGCGGTCGGCGCGCGCCGCCTCGTCCTCGCGGCGTGGATCGGGATCCTCGTCCTCGCCGGGGCGCTCGCCGGCCTCGTCGGCCAGGGCCTCGACGACCAGGTGTCCATCCCCGGCACCGAGTCCCAGGCCGCGCTCGACCGCCTCGCCACGACCTTCCCGCAGGTCAGCGGCGCGAGCGCGCAGGTCGTGGTCGTCGCGCCCGACGGCTCCACGATCGAGGACGACTCCGTGCGCGAGCCCGTCGAGGACGCCGTCGCGGCGCTCGGGAGCATCGACCACGTCGCCGGCGTCACCTCGCCCTACGACGACACGATGCCCGCGTCCGTCAGCGACGACGACGTCGCGACCCTCCTGACCGTCCAGCTCGACCAGGGGGAGAGCGAGGTCAGCGACGCCACGAAGGACGACCTCGCGGCCGCCGTCGACGACCTCGCCGCCGCCCTGCCCGACGGCGCGCAGGCGGCCCTCGGCGGGCAGCTCTTCAGCACCGAGTTCCCCACGCTCACCGTCACCGAGGCGCTCGGCCTGCTCGTCGCGCTCGTCGTCCTCGTCCTCACCTTCGGGTCGTTCGTGGCCGCCGGGCTCCCGCTCCTCAACGCGATCATGGGCGTCGGCGTGACCATGGGCCTGCTGTTCGCCGCGACGGCGGTCGCCCAGATCAACTCCACGACCCCGATGCTCGCCGTCATGCTCGGCCTCGCCGTCGGCATCGACTACGCGCTCTTCATCGTGTCCCGCCACCGCGACGAGCTCGCGAGCGGGCTGACCGTCGAGGAAGCCGCGGCCCGCTCCGTCGCGACCGCCGGCTCCGCCGTCATCTTCGCCGGCCTCACCGTCATGATCGCGCTCGTCGGCCTCGGCGTCGCCGGCATCCCGTTCCTCACCGTCATGGGCGTCGCCGCCGCCGTCGGAGTCGGCCTCGCCGTCCTCGTCTCGGTCACGCTGCTGCCCGCGATGCTCGGCTTCGCGGGCGAGCGGCTCCGCCCGAAGGCTCCGCGCCGCCGTCGTGGACGTGGTCGGCGGCGTGCGGGAGGCACGCGCGGACGCGGCGACCAGGCCATACCGGCGGGCCGAGCAGGTGGTCCTGGCTCGTCCCGGTTCCAGGACGGACCGGAAGCGCCTGTTCGACGCGGGACCGATGTGGCGGCGTCGGACCTCGACGAGACGACTGGGCGACGTGACGGACGAGCGGTGGGGGCGGACTCGGATGCGAAGGGGCGTCAAGCCGCGCTCGTGAACCTCCGCCCGGACGACCAGGGCGACGGCGCGGCAGCCCCGAGCACCGAGGCCGCGCCCGCCGCGGACCCGACCACCGACGTCTCGGGCCCGACCACGATCGAGCACCGGAACCGGTTCTTCGCGGGGTGGGTGCGGACCGTCACGCGGGTCCCGCTGCTGACGATCGGGCTCGTGGTCGCGGCGATCGTGCTGCTGACCCTGCCCGCGCGGGACCTGCAGCTCGCGCTGCCCGACGCGGGGACGCTGCCCGAGGACAACCAGGCGCGCGTCACGTACGACCTCGTGTCGGAGCACTTCGGGCCCGGCTTCAACGGGCCGCTCATCGTGACGGGCACGATCGTCACGTCGACGGACCCGGTGGGGCTCATGGACGACCTGGGCGACGAGATCGCCGGTCTGCCGGGCGTCGCGGACGTCCCGCTCGCGACGCCGAACCTCACCGGGGACACGGGCATCGTGCAGGTCGTGCCGACCGGCGCGCCGGACTCGGAGGAGACCAAGGACCTCGTCACGGAGATCCGGTCGCAGCACGACCACTTCCTCGACGAGTACGGGGTCGACCTGTCCGTCACGGGCTTCACGGCGGTGGGGATCGACGTGTCGGCGAAGCTCGGGGCGGCGCTGCTGCCGTTCGCGTTCGTCGTCGTCGGGCTGTCGCTCGTGCTGCTGACGATGGTGTTCCGGTCGATCGCGGTCCCGATCAAGGCGACGCTCGGCTACCTGTTCTCCGTGGGCGCGGCGTTCGGCGTGGTGACGCTCGTGTTCGAGCACGGCGTCCTGGCGGACGCGCTGCACGTCACACGGCTCGGCCCGGTCATCTCGTTCATGCCGATCGTGCTCATGGGCGTGCTGTTCGGACTCGCGATGGACTACGAGGTGTTCCTCGTGGCGCGCATCCGGGAGGACTACGTCCACTCCGGGAAGGCGCGACGCTCGATCTTCACGGGTTTCCAGGCGTCGGCGAAGGTCGTCACCGCGGCGGCGGTCATCATGTTCGCGGTGTTCGTGGCGTTTGTGCCCGAGGGCGACATGAGCCTCAAACCCATCGCCCTCGGGCTCGCGGTCGGGGTGCTCGTCGACGCGTTCGTCGTGCGCATGACGCTCGTGCCCGCCGTGCTCGCGATGCTCGGCGACAAGGCGTGGTGGATGCCGCGCTGGCTCGACCGCGTGCTGCCCTCGTTCGACGTCGAGGGCGAGGGGCTGTCCAAGGAGCTCGCGCTCGCGGACTGGCCGGAGCCCGGCAGCACGGACGCGGTCGTCGCGCACGACCTCGTGGTCGCCGGGGCGCACGGCCCGCTCGCCGAGCCGGTCACCGTGCGCGTGCCCGACGGCGGGTCGCTCGTCGTGCACGGGGCGTCGCCCGCGGCGGTGTCGGGGGTCGTGCTGGCGCTCGCCGGACGGCTCAGGCCGGCCTCGGGGGCGCTCAAGGTGACCGGGCTCGTCCTGCCCGAGCGCGCGCTGAGCGTGCGGCGCCGGGTCGCCCTCGTCGACCTCGCGGCCGACGTCGCGGCCCTGCCCGGCGACGCCCCGGCGCCCGCCGCGCACCGCGTGCCCGCGGCGTCGGCCGTCACCGCGCTGCTGCGCGAGGACCCGCGGCTGCTCGCCGTCGTCGGGACGGACGCCGTCACGTCGCCCGCCGAGCGGGCCGCGCTGGCCGAGGCGCTCGCGCAGGCCACCGCGCGCGGGACGGCGGTCGTCCTGGGCGCGGTCGGGCCCGCGCCGACCGACCTCGCCCCACCGGGGACGCAGGTGCTCGACCTGCACGCCCCCGACCCCGCCCACACGGTGCCCGCACCCACCGACCCGGCGTCCGTCGCTGGCCCGCGCACCGAGGAGGTGCCCGCATGA
- a CDS encoding alpha/beta fold hydrolase — translation MITTTALGPVTTVDAGPLTVGYVDAGDPTGSPVVLLHGYPYDVHSYAGVVPLLAAEGLRVVVPYLRGHGPTTFRDPGTVRSGQQGALGADLLALLDALGLDSPVLAGYDWGGRAACVVAALWPERVRGLVSVNGYLVQDVAASRTPIRPDLEAGFWYFWYFSTERGRRGLAQNRAEIARVIWARNSPERSFTDAELARTAAAFDNPDHVDVVIHSYRHRLGLAPGDPAYEDVERRLAALPRIDVPTITLDGLADGNFPATDGSPTARFFGGPREHRQVPHAGHDLPAEAPAAFAQAVLDLVRRPAGG, via the coding sequence ATGATCACGACCACCGCTCTCGGGCCGGTCACGACCGTCGACGCCGGACCGCTCACCGTCGGGTACGTGGACGCGGGCGACCCCACCGGCTCGCCCGTGGTGCTCCTCCACGGCTACCCGTACGACGTCCACAGCTACGCCGGGGTGGTGCCCCTGCTCGCCGCCGAAGGGCTGCGCGTCGTCGTGCCCTACCTGCGCGGCCACGGCCCGACGACGTTCCGCGACCCGGGCACCGTCCGCTCCGGCCAGCAGGGAGCCCTGGGGGCGGACCTCCTCGCACTCCTCGACGCGCTCGGCCTCGACTCACCCGTGCTCGCCGGGTACGACTGGGGCGGGCGCGCGGCGTGCGTCGTCGCCGCGCTGTGGCCGGAGCGCGTCCGCGGGCTGGTCTCCGTGAACGGGTACCTCGTGCAGGACGTCGCAGCCTCACGGACGCCGATCCGCCCCGACCTGGAGGCCGGGTTCTGGTACTTCTGGTACTTCTCGACCGAGCGCGGTCGTCGCGGCCTGGCCCAGAACCGCGCGGAGATCGCGCGCGTCATCTGGGCCCGGAACTCTCCGGAGCGGTCGTTCACCGACGCCGAGCTCGCGCGGACCGCCGCCGCGTTCGACAACCCGGACCACGTCGACGTCGTCATCCACTCCTACCGTCACCGGCTCGGGCTGGCCCCGGGCGACCCGGCGTACGAGGACGTCGAGCGGCGCCTCGCCGCGCTGCCGCGGATCGACGTCCCGACGATCACGCTCGACGGGCTTGCCGACGGCAACTTCCCGGCGACCGACGGGTCACCGACGGCGCGGTTCTTCGGCGGACCGCGCGAGCACCGCCAGGTACCGCACGCCGGTCACGACCTGCCCGCCGAGGCACCCGCGGCGTTCGCACAGGCCGTCCTCGACCTGGTGCGTCGCCCGGCCGGCGGCTGA
- a CDS encoding MATE family efflux transporter: MAPALSGVALRQVLGVAVPMAAQTVFFSSKGIVDAAMLGSQSEADVAAIGLAARAMFVASMFVVGLSVGAAQIGAQIWGGDGPDRDAALRRTVWLGWVVSTAAGVLVAVLFLVFPREVMALGTDSPEVVERGAGFLRLVSGTYVLLAYTTTVSAGLRVMGRASVGMVYAGLGVLLNVGLNAVLITRLWGFPALGITGAAYGTLVSACVETLLLALHLRCGRRLLGTFPRAELAGIRRDDVLALVRLAVPAAVNSTLWALGVFAFYAVVGGMGVHSATALAILSPVESLSLAFSVGLANGTAVLLGARLGAGAFDEAYALARSLVVVSAVAGAVTGLVVWLLERPVLGLFPGVSPESRELTGDLFDVMVVGFVLKSVAMTLVMGVLRSGGEARFCLLLDVVAQWVLLLPLAVLLRFVVGAEPVHVFALLLLEEAFRIVVAARRVRSRRWVASLVPAT; the protein is encoded by the coding sequence GTGGCCCCGGCGCTCTCCGGCGTCGCGCTGCGCCAGGTGCTGGGCGTCGCCGTGCCGATGGCCGCGCAGACGGTCTTCTTCTCCAGCAAGGGGATCGTCGACGCGGCGATGCTCGGGTCGCAGTCCGAGGCGGACGTCGCGGCGATCGGTCTCGCCGCACGGGCGATGTTCGTCGCGTCGATGTTCGTCGTCGGGCTGTCCGTCGGCGCCGCCCAGATCGGGGCGCAGATCTGGGGCGGCGACGGACCGGACCGGGACGCGGCGCTCCGGCGGACCGTGTGGCTCGGCTGGGTGGTGTCGACCGCGGCGGGCGTGCTGGTCGCCGTCCTGTTCCTCGTCTTCCCGCGCGAGGTCATGGCGCTCGGGACGGACTCGCCGGAGGTCGTCGAGCGGGGCGCGGGGTTCCTGCGACTCGTGAGCGGCACGTACGTTCTCCTCGCGTACACGACGACCGTCAGCGCCGGGCTCCGCGTCATGGGCCGGGCGTCGGTCGGGATGGTCTACGCGGGGCTCGGGGTGCTGCTGAACGTCGGCCTCAACGCGGTGCTCATCACCAGGCTCTGGGGGTTCCCCGCGCTCGGCATCACCGGCGCCGCGTACGGGACGCTCGTCAGCGCGTGCGTCGAGACCCTGCTGCTCGCGCTGCACCTGCGCTGCGGGCGGCGGCTGCTCGGGACGTTCCCGCGCGCGGAGCTCGCCGGGATCCGGCGCGACGACGTGCTCGCACTGGTTCGGCTCGCGGTCCCCGCGGCGGTCAACAGCACGCTCTGGGCGCTGGGCGTCTTCGCGTTCTACGCGGTCGTCGGAGGCATGGGGGTCCACAGCGCGACGGCGCTCGCGATCCTCTCGCCCGTCGAGTCGCTCTCGCTCGCGTTCTCCGTGGGGCTCGCCAACGGGACGGCGGTCCTGCTCGGTGCTCGGCTCGGGGCCGGTGCGTTCGACGAGGCGTACGCGCTCGCCAGGTCGCTGGTCGTCGTGAGCGCCGTCGCGGGAGCCGTGACGGGGCTCGTGGTGTGGCTGCTCGAACGCCCGGTCCTGGGCCTCTTCCCGGGGGTCTCCCCGGAGAGCCGGGAGCTCACCGGCGACCTGTTCGACGTCATGGTCGTCGGATTCGTGCTCAAGAGCGTCGCGATGACGCTCGTCATGGGCGTCCTGCGGTCGGGCGGCGAGGCACGGTTCTGCCTCCTCCTGGACGTCGTGGCGCAGTGGGTCCTGCTTCTCCCGCTCGCCGTGCTCCTGCGGTTCGTCGTGGGTGCCGAGCCCGTGCACGTGTTCGCGCTCCTGCTGCTGGAGGAGGCATTCCGGATCGTCGTCGCGGCGCGCCGCGTGCGGTCCCGGCGGTGGGTCGCGTCGCTGGTGCCCGCGACATGA
- a CDS encoding alpha/beta fold hydrolase: MPENPLVVLLHGAFAESASWAGVIARLRAHDVDTLALANPLRSLVTDAQYLRDAVGDTGRPLLLVGHSYGGMVVTEAAAEGLGDVAGLVYVAAFAPETGESAVDLAGRFPGSTLADALESTPLVDDLDDLWIRPDTYHAQFAADVDEDTAYVAARTQRPVTDVALNQMLLAGTPAWKAVPSWFVFGSEDRNIPVAAHRWMAERAGARGVDEVEGASHAVAVSAPDRVARTVLDALAATRAAAVGPGETARSRR; encoded by the coding sequence ATGCCCGAGAACCCGCTCGTCGTGCTCCTGCACGGCGCGTTCGCCGAGTCCGCGAGCTGGGCGGGCGTCATCGCCCGGCTCCGCGCGCACGACGTCGACACCCTCGCGCTCGCGAACCCCCTGCGCAGCCTCGTGACGGACGCGCAGTACCTGCGCGACGCCGTCGGCGACACCGGACGACCGCTCCTGCTCGTCGGCCACTCCTACGGCGGCATGGTCGTCACCGAGGCCGCCGCCGAGGGCCTCGGCGACGTCGCCGGTCTCGTCTACGTCGCCGCGTTCGCCCCCGAGACCGGCGAGAGCGCGGTGGACCTCGCCGGACGGTTCCCCGGCAGCACGCTCGCCGACGCGCTGGAGAGCACGCCGCTCGTGGACGACCTCGACGACCTCTGGATCCGCCCCGACACCTACCACGCCCAGTTCGCCGCGGACGTCGACGAGGACACCGCGTACGTCGCGGCCCGGACGCAGCGCCCCGTCACGGACGTCGCGCTGAACCAGATGCTGCTCGCCGGCACGCCGGCCTGGAAGGCCGTGCCGTCGTGGTTCGTCTTCGGCTCCGAGGACCGCAACATCCCCGTGGCGGCGCACCGCTGGATGGCGGAGCGCGCCGGGGCGCGAGGGGTGGACGAGGTGGAGGGTGCGTCCCACGCCGTCGCCGTCTCCGCGCCGGACCGTGTCGCACGCACCGTGCTCGACGCCCTCGCCGCGACACGCGCGGCCGCCGTCGGACCCGGCGAGACCGCGAGGAGCCGACGATGA
- a CDS encoding VOC family protein, with amino-acid sequence MTLTFSGAVVDCADPAVVADFWQAALGWTGRDTGPHGEAVLYPRDGETVLGPPSLVFQRVPEGKAVKNRVHLDFSSSTQAADVARLEGLGARRVDVGQGAHETFVVMADVEGNEFCVLRGD; translated from the coding sequence ATGACACTCACCTTCAGCGGCGCCGTGGTCGACTGCGCCGACCCCGCCGTCGTGGCGGACTTCTGGCAGGCCGCGCTCGGCTGGACCGGGCGCGACACCGGGCCGCACGGCGAGGCCGTGCTCTACCCGCGCGACGGCGAGACGGTCCTCGGGCCGCCGAGCCTCGTCTTCCAGCGGGTCCCCGAGGGCAAGGCCGTCAAGAACCGGGTGCACCTCGACTTCTCGTCGTCCACCCAGGCCGCCGACGTCGCGCGGCTGGAGGGGCTCGGCGCGCGGCGCGTCGACGTGGGCCAGGGCGCGCACGAGACGTTCGTCGTGATGGCGGACGTCGAGGGCAACGAGTTCTGCGTGCTGCGCGGGGACTGA
- a CDS encoding acyltransferase, whose translation MTTLYDNEYPCRPDWPLLGESVGGALRAHGVEVGEGTSFVGVPRVAFTQVADSEDGPRALRRDDFRGAIRIGARCYVESSMNPAFHSQPVRLSSVKVADREAGRIVVGDDVVLQGVAIVAYEHVEIGDGVMFGPLVTIMDSSGHPLRDRGGAREAARITSAPVRVGDGAWVGTGATILKGVEIGEGGVVGAQSVVYESVPAGAVVVGNPARVVKRL comes from the coding sequence ATGACGACGCTGTACGACAACGAGTACCCGTGCCGGCCGGACTGGCCGCTGCTCGGGGAGTCGGTCGGCGGGGCCCTGAGGGCGCACGGGGTCGAGGTCGGGGAGGGCACGAGCTTCGTCGGTGTCCCGCGCGTCGCGTTCACCCAGGTCGCCGACTCCGAGGACGGTCCGCGCGCGCTGCGGCGGGACGACTTCCGCGGTGCCATCCGGATCGGTGCGCGCTGCTACGTCGAGTCGAGCATGAACCCGGCGTTCCACAGCCAGCCCGTGCGGCTCAGCTCGGTCAAGGTCGCGGACCGGGAGGCCGGGCGCATCGTGGTCGGCGACGACGTGGTGCTCCAGGGTGTCGCGATCGTCGCGTACGAGCACGTGGAGATCGGCGACGGCGTCATGTTCGGCCCGCTGGTCACGATCATGGACAGCAGCGGGCACCCGCTGCGCGACCGGGGCGGGGCGCGCGAGGCCGCCCGGATCACGTCGGCGCCCGTGCGCGTCGGCGACGGCGCGTGGGTCGGTACCGGGGCGACGATCCTCAAGGGCGTCGAGATCGGCGAGGGGGGCGTCGTCGGCGCCCAGAGCGTCGTCTACGAGTCGGTCCCCGCCGGCGCCGTGGTCGTCGGCAACCCGGCGCGCGTCGTCAAGCGGCTGTGA
- a CDS encoding TetR/AcrR family transcriptional regulator, protein MSGVTTDLDPTRVGRDPARGGDAPISPRRERTRERLLDAAYGLFAEHGINGTSIEAVCEAAGFTRGAFYSNFESKEELFLALSEREIRQRMRSLEHAVEHLPEHPVQDGVIAPETIATIVAAVMDDPRDERRWCLMNAELELLALRDPHVAARFAEQEESFRAELAGILTRVLTGVGMRFAIDPAAATRALISAYTCAARDAFLTPDGDDAVRRAQAADWLPALVGRLVEPDPDAD, encoded by the coding sequence ATGTCCGGCGTGACGACGGACCTCGACCCGACCCGCGTCGGCCGCGACCCCGCGCGGGGCGGCGACGCCCCGATCTCGCCGCGGCGCGAGCGCACGCGCGAGCGCCTTCTTGACGCCGCCTACGGGTTGTTCGCCGAGCACGGCATCAACGGCACCTCCATCGAGGCCGTGTGCGAGGCCGCGGGCTTCACGCGCGGGGCGTTCTACTCGAACTTCGAGTCCAAGGAGGAGCTCTTCCTCGCGCTCAGCGAGCGGGAGATCCGCCAGCGCATGCGCAGCCTCGAGCACGCCGTCGAGCACCTGCCCGAGCACCCGGTGCAGGACGGCGTCATCGCACCCGAGACGATCGCGACGATCGTCGCGGCGGTCATGGACGACCCGCGGGACGAGCGCCGCTGGTGCCTCATGAACGCCGAGCTCGAGCTCCTCGCGCTGCGCGACCCCCACGTCGCCGCCCGGTTCGCAGAGCAGGAGGAGTCGTTCCGCGCCGAGCTCGCGGGCATCCTCACGCGCGTGCTCACGGGGGTCGGCATGCGCTTCGCGATCGACCCCGCCGCGGCGACGCGCGCGCTCATCAGCGCCTACACGTGCGCCGCGCGCGACGCCTTCCTCACGCCCGACGGCGACGACGCCGTGCGGCGCGCGCAGGCGGCGGACTGGCTGCCCGCTCTCGTCGGCCGGCTCGTCGAACCGGACCCCGACGCGGACTGA